A genomic segment from Candidatus Viadribacter manganicus encodes:
- a CDS encoding TIGR02301 family protein, which produces MKLRTLFCAALIGAIALPAAAQQQPRRQQPQAQAEQPPARGEDWYRGQLVELSEVLGGAHYLRVICDGRGDQRWRNYMRGVIEREPQYNGLLVEGFNRGYRQEEARFPVCDATTRQMEAELRARGLRVSQGLSARHTGH; this is translated from the coding sequence ATGAAACTGCGTACTTTGTTCTGTGCTGCACTGATCGGCGCCATCGCACTGCCGGCGGCGGCGCAACAGCAACCCCGCCGCCAACAGCCTCAGGCGCAAGCCGAGCAACCGCCTGCGCGCGGCGAAGATTGGTATCGCGGCCAGCTGGTCGAACTCTCAGAAGTGCTCGGCGGCGCGCACTATCTGCGCGTCATCTGCGACGGTCGCGGCGATCAACGCTGGCGCAATTACATGCGCGGCGTCATCGAGCGCGAACCGCAATATAACGGCCTGCTCGTCGAAGGGTTCAATCGGGGCTATCGGCAAGAAGAAGCGCGCTTTCCTGTGTGCGATGCAACGACGCGCCAGATGGAAGCGGAGCTGCGCGCGCGAGGTCTGCGCGTGTCGCAAGGCCTGAGCGCGCGTCACACCGGGCACTAA
- the pdxH gene encoding pyridoxamine 5'-phosphate oxidase, whose translation MSGDNLIPPSPQYDPNAPPAPDDAALFAEREPFALFERWFKEAKEKEPNDPNGMALATADASGFPDVRMVLMKSFEDGGIVFYTNAESAKGSQLAENQRAAVVFHWKSLRRQIRVRGLISFVSDAEADGYFRSRDRGARLGAWASTQSRPLEDRLALEKRIAEYALKFGVGEIPRPPNWRGYRLTPLHFEFWRDRPFRLHDRLVFDREAAAQAWRSSRLYP comes from the coding sequence ATGTCAGGCGACAATCTCATTCCACCTTCGCCCCAGTACGATCCAAACGCGCCGCCAGCTCCAGACGATGCGGCGCTGTTCGCGGAGCGCGAGCCATTCGCTTTGTTCGAGCGCTGGTTCAAGGAGGCGAAGGAGAAGGAGCCTAACGACCCGAACGGCATGGCGCTCGCGACCGCCGACGCCTCTGGCTTTCCGGACGTGCGCATGGTCCTCATGAAGAGCTTCGAGGACGGCGGCATCGTCTTTTACACCAACGCGGAGAGCGCCAAGGGCAGTCAGCTCGCCGAGAACCAGCGCGCCGCGGTCGTCTTTCACTGGAAGAGCCTTCGGCGCCAAATCCGCGTGCGTGGACTGATCTCGTTCGTGTCCGACGCCGAAGCGGATGGCTACTTCCGAAGCCGTGATCGGGGGGCGCGGCTTGGCGCCTGGGCCAGCACTCAGTCGCGTCCCCTTGAGGACCGCCTGGCTCTGGAAAAGCGTATCGCCGAGTACGCTCTTAAGTTTGGTGTTGGCGAGATACCCCGGCCTCCGAACTGGCGCGGCTATCGGCTTACGCCGCTGCATTTTGAGTTTTGGCGCGATCGGCCTTTTCGTCTGCACGACCGGCTCGTGTTCGATCGCGAGGCGGCTGCCCAGGCTTGGCGGTCATCGCGGCTCTACCCCTAG
- a CDS encoding class I SAM-dependent RNA methyltransferase — MKRINRLSRSRPHQAPKADSPASEERVLEISAVGSRGDSTSEGENGPIYTPYALPGEQVRARVAGGRAEVLEVLRASPERQAPACRHFGRCGGCQLQHWQDQPYLAWKREQVIDALNKRGFGGVGVEPTVPAWGEGRRRAALHAARQNNQVRIGFIERGGARLTPITQCPVLAPQLEVVVLKLAPLAELALPSRGEITMQCLLTDCGVDISIKGAGRVDLLHRAALEKLIAEANALNLARLSFEGEVIVARANPTLRMGRAVVSPPPGAFLQPTALGEETLARLTLEALQGSKRVVDLFSGIGTFALRIAEHAEVLASEGDAEMLTALKKAADGAGGALKEITTLRRDLLRTPLSTLEMKKFDGAVMDPPRSGARQQAEQIARAPIRKLAYVSCDPASFARDIKVLIEHGFTLTKITPVDQFRWSPHIELVGAFER; from the coding sequence ATGAAGCGTATAAACCGCCTTTCCCGCTCCCGGCCCCACCAGGCCCCGAAGGCCGATAGTCCAGCCTCGGAAGAGCGTGTGCTGGAGATTTCGGCCGTCGGTTCGCGGGGCGATTCAACCAGTGAGGGAGAAAACGGTCCTATCTACACGCCCTACGCGCTGCCGGGTGAGCAGGTGCGCGCGCGGGTCGCGGGCGGGCGGGCAGAGGTGCTTGAGGTGCTTCGCGCGAGTCCCGAGCGTCAGGCGCCGGCCTGCCGTCACTTTGGACGGTGCGGCGGCTGCCAATTGCAGCATTGGCAAGATCAACCTTACCTCGCCTGGAAGCGCGAGCAGGTCATCGACGCACTCAACAAGCGAGGTTTTGGCGGCGTCGGGGTTGAACCAACCGTTCCGGCGTGGGGCGAAGGCCGTCGCCGCGCTGCGCTTCACGCGGCACGCCAGAACAATCAGGTTCGCATAGGATTCATCGAACGAGGCGGCGCGCGATTGACGCCAATCACGCAATGCCCCGTGCTCGCGCCACAACTTGAAGTCGTCGTGCTCAAGTTGGCCCCGCTCGCAGAACTTGCGCTGCCATCGCGCGGCGAAATCACGATGCAATGTCTGCTGACCGATTGCGGCGTCGATATTTCGATCAAGGGCGCAGGCCGTGTAGATCTCTTGCATCGCGCCGCGCTCGAAAAGCTGATCGCCGAGGCCAATGCACTCAATCTGGCGCGGCTTTCATTCGAAGGCGAAGTTATCGTTGCGCGCGCCAACCCGACACTGCGCATGGGGCGAGCCGTCGTCAGCCCACCGCCGGGTGCATTCTTGCAGCCAACGGCGCTTGGTGAAGAGACGCTCGCGCGCTTGACGCTCGAAGCGCTTCAAGGGTCCAAACGTGTTGTCGATCTCTTCTCGGGGATCGGCACGTTTGCACTCCGTATTGCCGAACACGCTGAAGTGCTGGCATCCGAGGGTGACGCCGAGATGCTGACAGCGCTTAAAAAGGCAGCTGACGGTGCGGGCGGTGCGCTGAAAGAAATCACGACGCTCCGCCGCGATTTGTTGCGCACGCCGCTTTCGACGCTTGAAATGAAAAAATTCGATGGCGCGGTTATGGATCCTCCGCGGTCGGGTGCGCGCCAGCAAGCCGAGCAAATCGCCCGCGCTCCCATTCGCAAGCTGGCGTATGTCTCGTGCGATCCCGCGAGCTTCGCGCGCGATATCAAGGTTTTGATCGAGCATGGTTTCACGCTCACCAAGATCACGCCCGTTGACCAATTTCGCTGGAGCCCGCACATCGAGCTGGTAGGGGCGTTCGAGCGATGA
- a CDS encoding glycine zipper 2TM domain-containing protein produces the protein MRRSLLAAAAMATALTTAFAQPAAAQQYRSYHDEHVATQQQCQTSRSNRTAGGAVIGGVIGALLGREVADRGVRGEGAGLGAVVGAVAGGAIGRSTANCGQVQGSYDPYTGRAAAYPSDRPYYGEQNDDLYGGPYEDGYYRNDDRDCRMGEQITRAPNGREYREEVLMCRDRDGVWRTE, from the coding sequence ATGCGCCGTTCATTACTCGCCGCCGCTGCTATGGCGACCGCCCTCACCACGGCGTTTGCCCAACCGGCGGCCGCTCAGCAATACCGCAGCTACCACGACGAGCATGTCGCGACGCAGCAGCAATGCCAAACCTCGCGCAGCAACCGCACGGCTGGCGGCGCGGTCATCGGCGGCGTCATTGGCGCGCTGCTGGGCCGTGAAGTCGCCGATCGCGGCGTCCGCGGCGAAGGGGCGGGCCTCGGTGCGGTTGTAGGCGCAGTCGCCGGCGGCGCCATTGGCCGTTCGACCGCGAATTGCGGTCAGGTCCAAGGCAGCTACGACCCCTACACCGGCCGCGCAGCCGCCTACCCGTCAGACCGCCCCTATTACGGCGAGCAAAACGATGATCTCTACGGCGGCCCGTACGAAGACGGCTACTATCGCAACGACGACCGCGATTGCCGGATGGGCGAGCAAATCACGCGCGCGCCGAATGGCCGCGAATATCGCGAAGAAGTTTTGATGTGCCGTGATCGCGATGGCGTCTGGCGCACGGAATAA
- a CDS encoding TlyA family RNA methyltransferase translates to MSRVRADLLLVARGLVESRAKARAAIEAGGVLAGGVVVAKPSDLIAEDATLDVTAPHPWVSRGGVKLVGALDAFSVDPKGRICLDVGASTGGFTHVLLSRGAACVYAVDVGRDQLHASLRGDPRVVSLEQTDARSLSRTQIAEPPSLIVCDASFIGASKVLTTPFALASDQADAIVLIKPQFEAGPKAGRAGVLDEEIARTAAQSAIDALDGREGFHLVASVDSPIRGGEGNLERLAHFKR, encoded by the coding sequence ATGTCCCGTGTGCGCGCCGATCTCTTGCTGGTTGCGCGCGGCCTCGTTGAGAGCCGCGCCAAAGCGCGCGCCGCCATTGAAGCCGGCGGTGTGCTGGCGGGTGGCGTTGTCGTCGCCAAGCCGTCGGATTTGATCGCGGAAGACGCAACGCTCGACGTCACCGCGCCCCATCCCTGGGTATCGCGGGGCGGCGTCAAGCTCGTGGGCGCTCTCGATGCATTCAGCGTCGATCCGAAAGGGAGGATTTGCCTTGATGTCGGCGCGTCCACCGGCGGTTTCACCCACGTCTTACTATCCCGGGGGGCAGCCTGCGTTTACGCCGTCGATGTCGGGCGCGATCAATTGCACGCGTCTTTGCGCGGCGATCCTCGCGTCGTCTCACTCGAGCAGACTGACGCGCGCTCGCTTTCGCGCACGCAAATCGCCGAGCCGCCATCGCTGATCGTCTGCGATGCGAGTTTCATCGGCGCCTCAAAAGTGCTCACAACGCCATTCGCACTCGCCAGTGACCAGGCCGACGCCATTGTGCTGATCAAGCCGCAATTTGAAGCGGGCCCGAAAGCTGGCCGTGCAGGCGTTTTGGATGAGGAAATCGCACGGACCGCAGCGCAAAGCGCAATCGATGCGCTCGATGGCCGGGAAGGATTTCATCTCGTCGCCAGCGTCGACTCACCCATACGCGGCGGCGAGGGCAATCTCGAACGCCTCGCGCACTTCAAACGCTGA
- a CDS encoding class I SAM-dependent methyltransferase: MSLKRDLGRARYAAAQGARVAWYFSQYLLARRISGPFDRPGEPKFEPKAAEGDAQRIRTAFLELFAKDRINIELGLYPAPDDIRLERAVAAMRNTASFFRDLPRVDQRRLERDGTEVREQVRGEQRYPTYYLQNFHYQTGGWLSQDSAKLYDTQVEILFGGAADAMRRVALGSLARAIRGVDQRNVKLLDVASGNGRFLRQVLAAFPRIPATGLDLSPAYCAEARKRLAAWPQIEIVNGAIEQAPFEDASFGAVSCVYLFHELPPRVRRDAARQIARITKPGGAFVFADSIQTGDAADLDRMLEYFPVGFHEPYFSSYLNEDFTALFGEHGFEVEEVELAFLTKVIRFRKR, translated from the coding sequence ATGAGCTTGAAGCGCGATCTTGGCCGCGCCCGTTACGCTGCTGCGCAGGGGGCGCGCGTGGCCTGGTACTTTAGCCAGTATCTGCTGGCGCGGCGGATATCCGGCCCGTTCGATCGGCCGGGCGAACCAAAGTTTGAGCCCAAGGCGGCCGAGGGCGACGCGCAACGCATCCGTACGGCGTTTCTCGAACTCTTCGCCAAAGACCGCATCAATATTGAACTGGGTCTTTATCCCGCGCCCGACGACATTCGTCTCGAACGCGCAGTTGCCGCGATGCGCAACACGGCAAGCTTCTTTCGCGATCTTCCGAGGGTCGATCAGCGCCGTTTGGAGCGCGACGGCACCGAAGTGCGCGAGCAGGTGCGTGGCGAGCAGCGCTACCCGACGTACTATTTGCAAAACTTCCACTACCAGACCGGCGGTTGGCTCAGCCAGGACAGCGCCAAGCTCTACGATACGCAGGTCGAGATATTGTTCGGCGGCGCTGCAGACGCGATGCGGCGTGTCGCTTTGGGCTCATTGGCGCGCGCCATCCGGGGCGTAGACCAGCGCAACGTGAAATTGCTCGATGTCGCGAGCGGCAACGGGCGTTTCCTGCGCCAAGTACTTGCGGCCTTCCCGCGTATTCCCGCGACCGGCCTCGATCTGTCGCCGGCCTATTGCGCCGAGGCCCGAAAGCGGCTCGCAGCTTGGCCGCAAATTGAGATCGTCAACGGCGCGATCGAGCAGGCGCCCTTCGAAGATGCGAGTTTTGGCGCTGTCTCGTGCGTTTATCTCTTCCACGAATTGCCTCCGCGCGTGCGGCGCGATGCGGCCAGGCAGATCGCTCGCATCACCAAACCAGGTGGCGCATTTGTGTTCGCGGATTCAATTCAAACCGGGGACGCCGCCGATCTCGACCGGATGCTCGAGTATTTTCCGGTTGGATTTCACGAGCCATATTTCTCCTCGTATCTCAACGAGGACTTTACGGCATTGTTTGGCGAGCACGGGTTCGAGGTTGAAGAGGTCGAGCTCGCCTTTCTCACCAAGGTGATCCGTTTCCGTAAGCGCTAG
- the aroC gene encoding chorismate synthase: MSHNTFGHLFRITTWGESHGPALGCVVDGCPPGLPLTEADIQYWLNRRAPGTSRFVTQRREPDEVKILSGVFEDDRTGGPLTTGTPISLLIENVDQRTKDYGDIRDLYRPGHADYVYDAKYGLRDYRGGGRSSARETAGRVAAGAVARRVLGEGLQIRAAVVQIGKIAIDRARWDWAEMENNPFWCPDAETAKRWEDLLDATRKDGNSVGAIVEVEATGVPAGWGAPVYAKLDAELAGALMSINAVKGVEIGAGFAAAELTGVENADEMRAGNDGKPIFLSNAAGGVLGGISTGQPLVARIAVKPTSSILTPRQTITRDGQNAEISTTGRHDPCVGIRAAPVAEAMVACVLADAMLRHRGQTGR, translated from the coding sequence ATGTCGCACAACACGTTTGGCCACCTCTTCCGCATCACCACCTGGGGCGAAAGCCACGGGCCGGCCCTTGGCTGCGTCGTCGACGGTTGCCCGCCGGGGCTGCCGCTTACCGAGGCCGACATCCAATATTGGCTAAACCGGCGCGCACCAGGCACGAGCCGCTTTGTCACGCAGCGCCGCGAACCAGACGAAGTGAAAATTCTTTCCGGTGTCTTCGAGGACGATCGCACCGGCGGCCCACTGACGACGGGCACGCCGATCTCGCTGCTGATCGAGAACGTCGATCAGCGCACCAAGGACTATGGCGACATCCGCGATCTCTATCGCCCAGGGCACGCGGACTACGTCTACGACGCCAAGTACGGCTTGCGGGACTATCGCGGCGGGGGACGTTCATCCGCGCGCGAAACTGCGGGGCGTGTCGCTGCTGGCGCGGTTGCGCGACGCGTGCTGGGCGAAGGCCTTCAAATCCGCGCCGCCGTCGTGCAAATCGGCAAGATCGCAATTGATCGCGCACGCTGGGATTGGGCCGAGATGGAGAACAATCCGTTTTGGTGCCCAGACGCTGAAACCGCGAAACGCTGGGAAGACTTGCTCGATGCAACGCGCAAGGACGGCAATTCTGTCGGCGCGATCGTGGAAGTTGAAGCGACGGGTGTTCCCGCAGGCTGGGGCGCGCCCGTCTATGCCAAACTCGACGCAGAACTTGCCGGCGCGCTGATGAGCATCAACGCCGTCAAAGGCGTCGAGATCGGCGCGGGCTTTGCGGCAGCAGAACTCACCGGCGTTGAGAATGCCGATGAGATGCGCGCGGGCAACGACGGCAAGCCGATCTTTCTGTCGAACGCGGCAGGCGGCGTGCTTGGGGGCATATCAACGGGTCAGCCGCTTGTGGCGCGCATCGCCGTGAAGCCAACCTCATCAATCCTGACACCGCGCCAGACGATCACACGTGACGGGCAAAACGCGGAGATTTCGACGACGGGCCGTCATGACCCTTGCGTCGGCATACGCGCGGCGCCGGTGGCTGAAGCCATGGTAGCTTGCGTGCTCGCCGACGCAATGCTGCGCCATCGCGGCCAAACAGGCCGTTGA
- a CDS encoding low molecular weight protein tyrosine phosphatase family protein, producing the protein MINALFVCGRNRLRSPTAAEVFASWDDVTTDSAGLNPDAEVPLSLEHLDWANIVFVMERKQATKLRAQFARHTKGKRLVCLDIPDRYGFMQPELVTLLLAKAGPLLR; encoded by the coding sequence TTGATCAACGCGCTGTTCGTATGCGGCCGCAACCGCCTACGTAGTCCCACAGCGGCGGAAGTGTTTGCGAGCTGGGACGATGTTACGACGGACTCCGCGGGCCTCAATCCAGACGCCGAAGTTCCGCTGAGCTTAGAGCATCTCGACTGGGCCAATATCGTGTTCGTCATGGAGCGTAAGCAAGCGACCAAACTGCGCGCGCAGTTTGCGCGACACACCAAGGGCAAGCGTCTCGTGTGCCTGGATATTCCAGACCGCTACGGCTTCATGCAGCCGGAACTTGTGACACTGCTTCTGGCCAAAGCCGGCCCGCTGCTGAGGTAG
- a CDS encoding esterase/lipase family protein, with protein sequence MSEGKVAIVTVHGTGDTAESADGAKWFQRGSTFTQRLLQHLSAQGINGEIIPHLWSGANSAWDRERGANKLAARLRGLYKDYDTIHVVAHSHGGNVANDAAVLLKWGLRRNAAREKFDSLTTVGTPFFNVRTGTPQRFAGILFLIIAWASAVVFPLLAALLLWGAITGENLMEMGSQQEELMATFVYILVVGPCVLFMLNMSRQGIRRILRPKTGGRTQTSVFSIWHQNDEAIAFLQRVEALNLEPFPRGSMFRGSRGAAIAIGVLTVLLIGLANPLLYALNMADWFDFNSTIADDDVASNIVAVTVMSLLLAPAIFTIVYLTYRFLIGGAQEVGMRGAMNRYVGGVLRGVAMGRDGDQLLFNVAPRSHTHMTQELVLGGECARRMQDGANASAGQLIDKYRWALFSVGGDSSASLTSLTTDAMTWESLIHTTYFDQPEVAAAIGDHIARTVRETAHSPAPAPTA encoded by the coding sequence ATGTCAGAAGGCAAAGTCGCCATCGTCACCGTGCACGGCACGGGTGACACCGCAGAAAGTGCGGACGGTGCAAAGTGGTTTCAGCGCGGCTCGACGTTCACACAGCGCCTGCTGCAGCATCTGAGCGCGCAGGGCATTAACGGCGAAATCATTCCGCATCTCTGGTCCGGTGCGAACAGTGCTTGGGATCGTGAGCGCGGCGCCAACAAGCTCGCTGCGCGTCTGCGCGGCCTCTACAAAGACTACGACACCATTCACGTCGTCGCCCACAGCCATGGTGGCAACGTCGCCAACGATGCCGCGGTGTTGTTGAAATGGGGCCTGCGCCGCAACGCCGCCCGCGAAAAGTTCGACAGTCTCACCACCGTAGGCACGCCGTTCTTCAACGTGCGGACCGGCACGCCACAACGCTTCGCCGGCATCCTGTTCCTGATCATCGCGTGGGCCAGCGCGGTGGTGTTTCCTTTGCTCGCCGCTTTGCTGCTTTGGGGTGCGATCACCGGCGAGAACCTTATGGAGATGGGCAGCCAGCAAGAAGAGTTGATGGCGACCTTCGTCTACATTCTCGTTGTGGGTCCATGCGTGCTGTTCATGCTCAACATGTCGCGCCAAGGCATACGCCGTATTCTGCGGCCAAAGACCGGTGGTCGAACCCAGACGTCGGTTTTCAGCATCTGGCACCAGAACGACGAAGCCATTGCGTTCCTGCAGCGCGTTGAAGCGTTGAATCTTGAGCCGTTCCCGCGTGGATCGATGTTTCGTGGCTCTCGCGGCGCGGCCATCGCAATCGGCGTGCTTACGGTTTTGCTGATCGGCCTCGCAAACCCGCTACTCTATGCGCTGAATATGGCCGATTGGTTCGACTTCAACAGCACCATTGCCGATGACGATGTCGCCAGCAACATCGTCGCCGTCACGGTGATGAGCCTATTGCTTGCGCCGGCGATCTTCACGATTGTCTATCTTACCTATCGGTTCTTGATCGGTGGCGCGCAGGAAGTTGGCATGCGCGGCGCCATGAACCGCTACGTCGGCGGTGTCCTACGCGGCGTCGCCATGGGCCGTGACGGCGATCAATTGCTGTTTAACGTTGCGCCCCGCTCGCACACGCACATGACGCAGGAACTCGTCCTCGGCGGCGAATGCGCCAGGCGGATGCAAGATGGCGCAAATGCTTCAGCCGGCCAGTTGATCGATAAATATCGCTGGGCGTTGTTCAGCGTTGGCGGCGATTCAAGCGCTTCGCTAACCTCGCTGACAACGGACGCGATGACGTGGGAAAGCCTCATCCACACTACGTACTTCGATCAACCCGAGGTCGCGGCGGCTATCGGTGATCATATCGCGCGAACGGTGCGGGAAACCGCGCATTCGCCGGCGCCGGCGCCAACCGCATAA
- a CDS encoding YcgN family cysteine cluster protein, producing the protein MSTKTTLLDYERSRRKRDPKADAAPLEDGYWRKKTLTEMNEREWEALCDRCSKCCVISIEDADTGELHLTDVSCKLFDTKSCGCSDYANRKQYVPDCVKLTPKNVPKLDWLPRTCAYRLVSEGKDLFWWHPLMSGDENTVHVSKASVRNMTRPEGRLKMPGLIKRITRWPTPLEKPPAKYRKRKRVRR; encoded by the coding sequence ATGAGCACCAAGACCACGCTGCTCGATTATGAGCGTTCGCGCCGCAAGCGCGATCCCAAAGCGGACGCTGCGCCGCTTGAAGATGGCTATTGGCGCAAAAAGACACTGACCGAGATGAATGAGCGCGAGTGGGAGGCGCTCTGCGATCGTTGCAGCAAATGCTGCGTCATCTCTATCGAGGATGCGGACACTGGCGAGTTGCACCTCACGGATGTCTCCTGCAAGCTCTTTGACACGAAGTCTTGCGGCTGCAGCGACTATGCCAATCGCAAGCAATATGTGCCCGACTGCGTAAAGCTTACACCGAAGAACGTGCCGAAGCTCGATTGGCTGCCGCGCACCTGCGCCTATCGCTTGGTGTCAGAAGGAAAAGATCTCTTCTGGTGGCATCCGCTGATGTCGGGTGACGAGAACACGGTGCACGTTTCAAAGGCGTCGGTGCGCAACATGACGCGCCCCGAAGGTCGCCTCAAAATGCCGGGATTGATAAAGCGCATTACGCGCTGGCCGACTCCGCTCGAAAAGCCTCCCGCAAAGTACCGCAAGCGAAAGCGTGTGCGAAGATAG
- a CDS encoding amidase: MRVSRRGLMANAVALGALTTAGACDRLGLGESSDALGDLDATGVASAIRDGGITAGEALEAAIARSERLNPELNFVASPLYEYGRTRAAETLTGPFAGVPTLIKDLMPMTGQPTKYGSRAFANNVAQEEPPYMDALLAAGLVPFGKSTTPEFGLTATTETLLQGATKNPWDISKSSGGSSGGAAVAVASRVVPIAHASDGGGSIRIPASCNGLFGLKPSRGRSVLGGRPDNGIDISVNGCVSRSVRDTAAWLAATEASGDGAAFAPVGLVSAPNTQRLRIALDIPNALGNEPDPEVRAAVEAAAELCRSLGHTVTEGRPTINGPQFSADFILLWAFGAAEVVQLVQSQAGADAPLDQLLEPLTIELAQHAQQQGLPALEAAIGRLRTVEAAYATFFESTADVYLTPVLGKPPLPLGTIDGAKGMAVFNTLNDYVGYTPMQNIAGAPAMSVPLGSSSAGLPIGVHFSSSKGQEKRLLELAYELEQAQPWADRKPGVNAG; encoded by the coding sequence ATGCGAGTTTCACGTCGCGGCCTGATGGCCAATGCCGTTGCGCTTGGTGCGCTGACCACCGCCGGCGCCTGCGATCGGCTGGGTCTCGGCGAATCCTCGGATGCGCTGGGCGACCTCGACGCCACGGGAGTCGCGTCAGCGATCCGCGACGGCGGCATCACGGCGGGGGAGGCGTTGGAAGCGGCAATCGCGCGCAGTGAACGGCTCAACCCCGAACTGAATTTTGTCGCCTCGCCCCTCTACGAGTATGGCCGTACGCGCGCCGCTGAAACACTGACTGGTCCGTTCGCGGGTGTGCCGACGCTGATCAAAGATTTGATGCCAATGACAGGCCAGCCGACCAAGTACGGCAGCCGCGCGTTCGCGAACAATGTCGCGCAAGAAGAGCCGCCCTACATGGACGCGCTTCTAGCTGCGGGCTTGGTGCCGTTCGGCAAATCCACGACACCGGAGTTTGGATTGACGGCGACAACTGAAACGTTGCTGCAAGGTGCAACGAAGAACCCGTGGGACATTTCGAAGTCCAGCGGCGGCTCTTCGGGCGGCGCGGCCGTTGCCGTCGCATCGCGCGTGGTCCCGATTGCGCATGCGAGCGATGGCGGCGGCTCAATCCGCATCCCTGCATCGTGCAACGGCCTCTTCGGTTTGAAGCCATCGCGCGGCCGCAGCGTGCTGGGCGGACGCCCGGACAACGGCATCGATATCTCGGTGAATGGCTGCGTCAGCCGCAGCGTACGCGACACCGCCGCATGGCTGGCCGCGACCGAGGCGAGCGGCGATGGCGCGGCCTTCGCGCCGGTTGGCCTTGTCAGCGCGCCTAACACGCAACGCCTGCGCATTGCGCTCGATATTCCGAATGCGCTCGGCAACGAGCCCGATCCGGAGGTGCGGGCTGCCGTCGAGGCGGCGGCTGAACTTTGCCGCTCACTTGGCCATACCGTGACCGAGGGACGCCCGACGATCAACGGACCGCAGTTCAGCGCTGATTTCATTCTACTCTGGGCTTTCGGTGCGGCGGAGGTCGTGCAGTTGGTGCAAAGCCAGGCCGGCGCCGACGCGCCGCTGGATCAGTTGCTGGAGCCACTCACCATTGAGCTTGCTCAACACGCGCAACAACAAGGCCTGCCAGCGCTTGAGGCGGCAATAGGCCGTCTGCGCACTGTAGAGGCGGCGTACGCGACGTTCTTCGAAAGCACCGCGGACGTTTACCTGACACCGGTTCTCGGCAAGCCGCCTCTGCCGCTCGGCACGATCGACGGCGCCAAGGGCATGGCCGTGTTCAACACGCTGAACGACTATGTGGGCTACACACCAATGCAAAACATCGCCGGCGCCCCGGCGATGAGCGTGCCGCTTGGCTCGTCCTCCGCCGGGCTGCCGATCGGCGTCCATTTCTCAAGCTCAAAAGGCCAGGAAAAGCGCCTGTTGGAACTTGCCTACGAGCTTGAACAGGCGCAGCCATGGGCCGATCGCAAGCCGGGGGTGAACGCGGGCTAA